One window of Candidatus Baltobacteraceae bacterium genomic DNA carries:
- a CDS encoding class I SAM-dependent methyltransferase, whose translation MRIDAAGAIAWDVSNWSAALRFWEREGDLSGAPLNCLEIGAHNGGLSVWLAQHGHNVVCSDLENTTGKARSLVDRYGVGESIRFEDIDATAIPYTGCFDVVVFKSVLGGVGHGGAIERQRSAVRSMHRALRPGGRLLFAENLTGSPLHAALRSRYVEWGERWRYVTIEEMRAFLEPFSRVQYGAAGFFGALGRSERQRRAFAVLDRLFMNALVPPSWRYIMYGVATK comes from the coding sequence GTGCGAATCGATGCTGCCGGCGCGATTGCGTGGGACGTATCCAATTGGTCGGCCGCGCTCCGCTTCTGGGAACGGGAAGGCGACCTTTCCGGCGCGCCTCTGAATTGCTTGGAGATCGGCGCCCACAACGGCGGCCTCTCGGTCTGGCTCGCGCAGCACGGTCACAACGTCGTCTGCTCCGATCTCGAGAATACGACCGGCAAAGCCCGAAGCCTGGTCGACCGTTACGGCGTCGGTGAGTCGATTCGCTTCGAAGACATCGACGCTACCGCGATTCCGTATACCGGCTGCTTCGACGTCGTCGTCTTCAAGTCGGTGCTCGGCGGTGTCGGGCACGGCGGCGCGATCGAACGGCAGCGGTCGGCGGTACGATCGATGCATCGCGCGCTTCGGCCGGGTGGACGCTTACTCTTCGCCGAGAACTTGACCGGAAGTCCGCTGCATGCCGCGTTGCGCAGCCGCTACGTCGAGTGGGGCGAGCGGTGGCGTTACGTCACCATCGAGGAGATGCGCGCGTTTCTCGAACCCTTTTCGCGGGTGCAGTACGGTGCGGCCGGGTTCTTCGGAGCGCTCGGCCGTTCGGAACGGCAACGGCGCGCGTTTGCGGTCCTCGATCGTCTCTTCATGAACGCGCTCGTGCCGCCGTCGTGGCGTTACATCATGTATGGCGTAGCGACCAAGTAG
- a CDS encoding valine--tRNA ligase, whose product MAPPRKTIELPPTYDPKAVEERLYDFWERSGFFHEEPDPARPPFIIPMPPPNVTGRAHLGHGSTYTPQDVLTRYHRMLGEDADWLPGLDHAAIATEAVLVRELAAAGISRDRLGRDGFVARAWEWSNEYGGTINAQFRKLGFGPDWQRERFTMDERLSAAVRKVFVALYREGLIYRGKRLINWDPKGQTTVSDAEIDHLERDSYLWHIRYDAKDGAHALEIATTRPETMLGDVAVAVHPSDERYRDLIGASVVLPLIGREIPVIADEAVDRSFGTGAVKVTPAHDATDYEIGLRHRLPMPTIMDEDARISDAEIAVGPYAGLDRYEARARIIEDLRASGNLIKEEPYRHAVAISERSGEVIEPLLSLQWFVTMKPLAEPALRAYRDGRLRFVPERYGRTYEQWLENIRDWNISRQLWWGHQLPVWYTPGGDVVVAETEEEAREIARTRFGGAPLARDPDTLDTWFSSGLWPFSILGWPERTLELQCWYPSQVLITGWEIIFLWVARMVMLGMHFLGEVPFPTVFIAPLVFDAQGRKMSKSLGNAIDPMDLVDRYGADATRMGILRQMRLEGQEIRFQESRCEEARNFNNKIWNATRYMLALPEGLPGAMTLPKPAELTVADKWILTRLHELIATVGERFEAFDFGNAAEALWRFVWYEFCDWYVEATKVEGNRTTRAAVLSFVWNNAMRVLHPVEPFISEEVWLALPHDGSSIVTASWPDRLEVPVDHAAAAAFEVQMAVTERIRRLKVELALPLGSKPLARVPFELGEAALQAVTALTPVLSGSTIEVDPELHGGVAAVLVEAPRALLLERYKKDAAHLRAEVERGERKLANPQFVAKAAPEVVAKEREKLDGYRSELARVESALAAMGEPA is encoded by the coding sequence ATGGCTCCACCCCGAAAAACGATCGAGCTCCCACCGACGTACGATCCAAAAGCCGTTGAAGAACGGCTCTACGACTTTTGGGAGCGCAGCGGATTCTTTCACGAGGAACCCGACCCGGCACGCCCTCCCTTCATCATTCCGATGCCGCCGCCCAACGTTACCGGACGTGCGCATCTCGGTCATGGTTCGACCTATACGCCGCAGGACGTGCTCACCCGCTACCATCGCATGCTCGGCGAGGACGCCGATTGGCTTCCCGGGCTCGATCACGCCGCGATCGCGACCGAGGCCGTGCTCGTGCGCGAACTCGCGGCTGCGGGTATTTCGCGCGACCGTCTGGGACGCGACGGTTTCGTGGCGCGCGCCTGGGAATGGTCGAACGAATACGGCGGTACGATCAACGCGCAGTTTCGCAAACTCGGATTCGGACCGGATTGGCAGCGCGAACGCTTCACCATGGACGAGCGTCTCTCCGCGGCGGTTCGCAAAGTTTTCGTCGCACTCTACCGCGAGGGCCTGATCTATCGCGGCAAGCGCCTGATCAATTGGGATCCGAAAGGACAGACGACGGTTTCCGACGCCGAGATCGATCACCTCGAGCGCGACTCGTACCTGTGGCACATTCGCTACGATGCGAAAGACGGCGCGCACGCGCTCGAGATCGCGACCACGCGGCCCGAGACGATGTTGGGCGACGTCGCGGTCGCCGTTCATCCGTCGGACGAGCGATACCGCGACTTGATCGGCGCGAGCGTCGTACTGCCGTTGATCGGACGCGAGATTCCGGTGATCGCCGACGAAGCCGTCGATCGAAGCTTCGGCACCGGTGCCGTCAAGGTCACGCCGGCCCACGATGCGACCGACTACGAGATCGGCCTACGCCACCGGCTGCCGATGCCGACGATCATGGACGAGGACGCGCGTATCTCCGACGCCGAGATCGCCGTCGGTCCGTACGCCGGACTCGATCGGTACGAAGCTCGGGCGCGGATCATCGAGGATCTGCGCGCGAGCGGGAACCTCATAAAGGAAGAACCGTATCGCCACGCGGTCGCAATCAGCGAGCGCTCGGGCGAGGTGATCGAGCCGCTGCTCTCCCTGCAGTGGTTCGTCACGATGAAGCCGCTCGCCGAGCCCGCGCTGCGCGCCTATCGCGACGGGCGGTTGCGGTTTGTCCCCGAGCGTTACGGGCGCACCTACGAGCAGTGGCTCGAGAACATCCGCGATTGGAACATCTCGCGCCAGCTGTGGTGGGGCCATCAACTGCCGGTCTGGTACACGCCGGGCGGCGACGTCGTCGTAGCCGAGACCGAAGAAGAAGCTCGTGAGATCGCTCGCACGCGGTTCGGCGGCGCGCCGCTCGCGCGCGATCCGGACACGCTCGACACCTGGTTTTCGAGCGGGCTGTGGCCGTTCTCGATTCTCGGCTGGCCCGAGCGAACGCTCGAGCTGCAATGCTGGTATCCTTCGCAAGTGCTGATCACCGGTTGGGAGATCATCTTTCTCTGGGTCGCGCGCATGGTGATGCTCGGCATGCATTTCTTGGGCGAGGTTCCCTTTCCGACGGTCTTCATTGCGCCGCTCGTGTTCGATGCGCAGGGACGCAAGATGTCGAAGTCGCTGGGCAACGCGATCGATCCGATGGACCTGGTCGATCGCTACGGCGCCGATGCGACCCGGATGGGCATCCTCCGCCAGATGCGTCTCGAGGGTCAGGAGATTCGCTTCCAGGAATCGCGTTGCGAAGAGGCGCGCAATTTCAACAACAAGATTTGGAACGCGACCCGGTACATGCTCGCGCTGCCCGAAGGATTACCCGGCGCGATGACCCTGCCGAAGCCCGCTGAGCTCACGGTCGCCGACAAATGGATCCTGACGCGGCTGCACGAGTTGATCGCAACCGTCGGCGAGCGGTTCGAAGCCTTTGATTTCGGCAACGCGGCCGAAGCGCTTTGGCGCTTCGTCTGGTACGAGTTCTGCGACTGGTATGTCGAAGCAACCAAGGTCGAGGGAAATCGAACGACGCGTGCGGCGGTGCTTTCGTTCGTGTGGAACAACGCAATGCGTGTGCTGCATCCGGTGGAGCCGTTCATCAGCGAGGAAGTTTGGCTCGCGCTTCCGCACGATGGCTCCTCGATCGTAACCGCGAGCTGGCCGGATCGCCTCGAGGTTCCGGTCGACCACGCCGCCGCCGCCGCGTTCGAGGTGCAGATGGCGGTGACCGAGCGGATTCGCCGGCTCAAAGTCGAGCTCGCGTTGCCGCTGGGATCGAAACCGCTCGCGCGCGTTCCATTCGAGCTCGGCGAGGCGGCATTGCAGGCCGTGACCGCGCTCACGCCGGTCCTGTCGGGCTCGACGATCGAGGTCGATCCGGAATTGCACGGCGGCGTGGCAGCGGTGCTGGTGGAGGCGCCGCGAGCCCTCCTGCTCGAGCGGTATAAGAAAGACGCGGCGCACTTGCGCGCCGAGGTCGAGCGGGGTGAGCGCAAGCTGGCCAACCCGCAATTCGTCGCCAAGGCCGCGCCCGAGGTGGTTGCGAAGGAGCGGGAAAAGCTCGACGGCTACCGCTCCGAACTCGCGCGCGTCGAATCGGCGCTTGCTGCCATGGGAGAGCCTGCCTAA
- the pyrR gene encoding bifunctional pyr operon transcriptional regulator/uracil phosphoribosyltransferase PyrR, with protein MTTATQKSRILLESDEIARVIARLAHQILEPGDAQRGVVLIGVRRGGEALAQRLASEIERISGRAPALGFLNINLYRDDRVTHEMPESQIPVDISERLVVIADDVLYTGRTIRAALDAVTDLGRPSAIRLCVMIDRGLRELPIQADYVGRAIPTSRREHVRVSLAPQVSPGDEVSIHANAT; from the coding sequence ATGACGACGGCCACGCAAAAATCGCGTATCTTGCTCGAGAGCGATGAGATTGCGCGCGTGATCGCGCGCCTCGCGCATCAGATCCTCGAGCCCGGCGACGCGCAGCGCGGCGTGGTCCTGATCGGCGTGCGGCGCGGCGGCGAGGCCCTGGCGCAGCGGCTGGCCAGCGAGATCGAGCGTATCAGCGGACGCGCACCCGCGCTCGGGTTTTTGAACATCAACCTCTACCGCGACGATCGCGTGACCCACGAAATGCCGGAATCGCAGATTCCGGTCGACATCAGCGAGCGGCTGGTCGTCATCGCAGACGACGTGCTGTATACCGGTCGAACGATCCGGGCCGCGCTCGACGCCGTGACGGATCTCGGCCGCCCCTCCGCGATCCGGCTGTGCGTCATGATCGACCGCGGCTTGCGCGAACTGCCGATCCAAGCCGATTACGTCGGGCGCGCGATTCCCACCAGCCGGCGCGAGCACGTTCGCGTCTCGCTGGCGCCGCAAGTCTCGCCCGGCGACGAGGTGTCGATCCATGCGAACGCGACGTAG
- a CDS encoding aspartate carbamoyltransferase catalytic subunit — MRTRRSLIDLDDLSAEEIEIIFEQTRSFEAHAPGRLLEGVDTVNVFFEQSTRTFTSFNLAQLRLGANVVNLSPKDISMATKGETIEDTMLTLAAMGIGVVVVRHPEAGFPARVAAAFDGHVINAGDGAHAHPTQALLDIFTLRDEFGSLEGRNIVIVGDIAHSRVAHSTIHGLARLGARAVLVGPEAFLQPQDAVAGARIERDLDSALRAADAVILLRIQRERFAEMPIGDREYIEKYQLNGTRLKHLSRHAIVMHPGPYNRGMELDDTVLEFTGWRYARQVHHGVYIRMAVLDLLVNGARERVS, encoded by the coding sequence ATGCGAACGCGACGTAGCCTGATCGATCTCGACGATCTCTCCGCCGAGGAGATCGAAATCATCTTCGAACAAACGCGGTCGTTCGAGGCGCATGCGCCGGGACGGCTGCTGGAAGGCGTCGATACCGTGAACGTCTTCTTCGAGCAGAGCACGCGTACGTTCACGTCGTTCAATCTGGCGCAACTGCGGCTGGGCGCCAACGTCGTCAACCTCTCGCCCAAGGACATCAGCATGGCGACCAAGGGCGAGACGATCGAGGACACGATGCTCACGCTCGCCGCGATGGGAATCGGCGTCGTCGTCGTTCGGCATCCCGAAGCCGGCTTTCCGGCGCGCGTGGCCGCCGCGTTCGACGGCCACGTGATCAACGCCGGCGACGGAGCCCACGCGCATCCGACGCAGGCGCTGCTCGACATCTTCACCTTACGCGACGAGTTCGGTTCGCTCGAAGGCCGCAACATCGTGATCGTCGGAGACATCGCGCACTCGCGTGTCGCGCATTCGACGATCCACGGGCTGGCACGCCTGGGCGCACGCGCCGTGCTGGTCGGTCCCGAAGCATTTCTGCAACCGCAGGACGCGGTCGCGGGCGCGCGTATCGAGCGCGATCTGGATTCAGCTCTCCGCGCTGCCGACGCGGTGATCCTCTTGCGCATCCAGCGCGAACGCTTCGCGGAGATGCCGATCGGCGATCGGGAGTACATCGAGAAGTACCAACTCAACGGCACGCGGCTGAAGCATCTCTCGCGGCACGCGATCGTGATGCATCCGGGGCCCTACAACCGCGGCATGGAACTCGACGACACCGTGCTCGAGTTTACCGGCTGGCGTTACGCGCGGCAGGTGCATCACGGCGTCTACATCCGCATGGCGGTGTTGGATTTGCTGGTGAACGGCGCGCGCGAGCGCGTCTCGTAG